Part of the Desulfolutivibrio sulfoxidireducens genome is shown below.
GCCTTGTATTCCTCGTAGGGGCGAACGGTGTGTCCGGCCGGTCCCGGAAGGGCCGGTTCGATCCGCCGGGGGCCGTCGGCGTCCCGGCCCAGGACCCCGACCCGGACATGGCCCGGCAGGTGCTTGGGGTACAGGACGTCGCCCGGACCGGACTCGATGACCGCCGCCTCCATGACATTGCCCAGTTCCCGAACGTTTCCGGGCCAGGAGTAGCCGGCCAGCACGGTCCGCAGTTGCGGGGACAGGCGTTTTGCCGGCAGGGCGTACCGGGCGCAGAAGCGGGCGGCGAAATGCCCGGCCAGCGCCTCCAGGTCGTCCCCGCGCTCCCGAAGCGGCGGCAGGGCCACCTCCACGGTGCGCAGCCGGAACAGCAGGTCGCTGCGGAAGTCCCCGGCCCGGGCCATGGCCTCCAGGTCCCGGTTGGTGGCCGCCACCAGCCGGAAGTCGCTCGTCTGCTCCCTGGCGCCCCCGACCGGCCGGAAGCGGTGTTCCTGCAGGACCCGCAAAAAGGAGCGTTGCAGGGACAGGGGCAACTCCCCCACCTCGTCGAGAAAAAGCGTGCCCCCGTCGGCCTCGGCCACAAGCCCCCGGCGATCCGTGTGCGCCCCGGTGAAGGCGCCCTTGACGTGGCCGTACAGCGCGCTCTCCACCAGGGTTTCGGTGAGGTTGGAACAGTCCACGACCACGAACGGTCCGGATTTGCGGTGGCTGTTGGCGTGGATGACCCTGGCCGCGAGTTCCTTGCCCGATCCGGTCTCGCCAAGCACCAGCACGCTGGCCTCGCGCTCGGCGGCCCGGCGAAGGAGCCCCATGACCCGGCGCATGGCCGGTGAGTCGCCGATGATGCCGCAGGTCTCGATGCCGTCCGCGTCGTCTGGTCCGGTTTCGACCAGGGCGGGTCCGGACGGGTCCGGGCCGTTTCGGCCTCGCCCCCGCTCCTGGCGATAGGCCAGGGCCCCGGCCAGGGAATCCCGGACGCATTGCGGCGAGGCCGGCTTGCGCAGGTAGTCCCAGGCCCCGCTGGCCATGGTCTGGCGCGCGCCGTGGTTGTTGCCCAGGCCGGTGATGACGATGATCTCGGGTCTCGATGGCAGGGCGGCCAGGATGTCCACGGCCTGTTGCCCGTCCCCGTCGGGCAGATCCAGGTCCAGGTAGATGACGTCCACCCCGGTTTCGGCCAGCAGCCTGCCCTGGCGCAGCCCGCCGGCGAGGAGCACCTCGTGGCCCATGTCCGCCAGGCACCGCGAAAGGCTGGCCCGGACCAGCTCGTCGTCGTCGATGACCAGAATGCGCGCCATGTCCCGCCCCCCTTAGCCCAGAAGCCGCCGGATGTTGTCCACCAGGGTCCTGGGGGACATGGGCTTTACGAGAAAGCCGGCGATGCCCGCCCGGCCGGCCTCGGCCTCGAGGTGCGGTTCCACGTGCCCGGTGCAGATGACGGCCTTGGCCCTGTGGTCGTGGCGCAGGATGCGCCCCAGCATGTCCATGCCGCACATGCCGGGCATGGACTGGTCGGCGAGAATCAGATCAAAGCCCCCCTTGGCGTCGAGGTAGGCTTGAAGGCCCTTTTCCCCGCTCTCGACGGCGGTCACCGTGAACCCCGCCCCCCGCAGCACCCGGGACATGGCCAGAAGCGTTCCCCGGTCGTCGTCCACCAGAAGCAGACGGCCGGTCCCCCGGCCGGCGGGGCGCGGCTCGGCCACGATCTGCTCCCCGGCCGGGGCGGCCAAGGGCAGATACACGGTGAAGGACGCTCCCGCGCCCGGGGCGCTGTCCACGTGGACGACCCCGCCCCGGCTGGCGGCGATGGCGTGGACCACGGCCAGGCCCATGCCGGTGCCCCCGGCATTTTTCTTGGTGGTGTAGAAGGGTTCGAAGATGCGCTCCAGGCTGTCCGGTTCGATGCCGCACCCGGTGTCCGTGACCCGGACCACGGCGTAGTCTCCCGGGGACAGTCCGGGGTGGGGGGCTTTTTTCGTCGAGGCCACGGCCAGGTTGCCGATGTCCACCGTGAGCGTGCCGCCGCCGGGCATGGCCTGCACCGCGTTGCGGCACAGGTTGAGCAGAAGCTGCTGGATCTGGGCCGGGTGGGCCAGGAGGGAGTCTTTTTCGGCCCGATAGGCGACGCTGAGGGCGATATTGCCGGGCAGGGTGGCCCGCAGCAGGTCCAGGCTTTCCCTGGCCAAGGGGATCAGGCGCAGGGGGGAAAGGGTGACGTTTTGCTGGCGGCTGTATTCCATGACCTGTTCCACCAGGTCCGCGGCCCGGTAGGCGGCCCGAAGGGCCTCGGACAGGGGGTCGGCCAGGACGGGGTCCACGGTCTTGTTCAGGACGAAGTCGAGGTTGAAGACGATGGGCACGAGATTGTTGTTGAGGTCGTGGGCGATGCCCCCGGCCAGGACCCCGATGGCCCGCATCTTGTGGGCCTGGAAGAGTTCCCGTTCGACCCGCTTGAGTTCGGTGACGTCGATGCCCAGTTCCATGACCAGGGGTTCGCCGTTTTCGTCCTCGAAGGGATAGTCGTAGATCTGGAAGGTGCGGCCCTCGGCGTCGGTGAACTGCCAGTTCTCGGGGCCGCCAGTCGCAAAGACCCGGAAGGTGGGACAGTGGGGACAGGGGGAGTCGCGGCCGCTGAAGACCTCGTAGCAGAAGCGGCCCTCGGTCTCGCCGTAATAGGTCCTGGTCTTGCGGTTGGCGTAGGCCACAGTGTAGTCGCGGCGCTGCATGTAGACGAAGACCGGCAGTTCGTCGATGACGTTTAAAAAAAGCCTGCGGCCGCGTTTTTTCAGGTGCTCCTCCCGGCGGCGCACCAGGCGTTCGGCCGTGAGCGCCTGCTTGAGGCGCTCGGCCACGGACTCTTCGCGCACCTCGACCACGGCCTGATCCTTGCCCGGCCCGGAAAGGACCTGGCACTGGTAGCGGCGGTGGTCGACCTCGGCCCCTTCCTCCCACGAAAAACGGTGCCCTCCGCCCGCCCGGCGCACCTCGGATAGCCCGCTTTCCAGTCCGTCGCGCATGGGCCGGGGCAGCTTGAGGACGGGCAGCGCCCGGCCGATGCCGTCGCTTTCCCCGCCGAAGAGGAGATCCAGGAAGGGGGCGTTGGCGTTGATGAGGCGGTTTTCTGCGTCGAAGAGGGCCAGGGCGTTCTGGCTTTGCGCGGCGTA
Proteins encoded:
- a CDS encoding sigma-54-dependent transcriptional regulator, which gives rise to MARILVIDDDELVRASLSRCLADMGHEVLLAGGLRQGRLLAETGVDVIYLDLDLPDGDGQQAVDILAALPSRPEIIVITGLGNNHGARQTMASGAWDYLRKPASPQCVRDSLAGALAYRQERGRGRNGPDPSGPALVETGPDDADGIETCGIIGDSPAMRRVMGLLRRAAEREASVLVLGETGSGKELAARVIHANSHRKSGPFVVVDCSNLTETLVESALYGHVKGAFTGAHTDRRGLVAEADGGTLFLDEVGELPLSLQRSFLRVLQEHRFRPVGGAREQTSDFRLVAATNRDLEAMARAGDFRSDLLFRLRTVEVALPPLRERGDDLEALAGHFAARFCARYALPAKRLSPQLRTVLAGYSWPGNVRELGNVMEAAVIESGPGDVLYPKHLPGHVRVGVLGRDADGPRRIEPALPGPAGHTVRPYEEYKAGRDREYFRDLMAACGHDVTRASRVSGLSVPSIYRYLALAGIPTRKKMKRNDAADPWAR
- a CDS encoding ATP-binding protein, whose amino-acid sequence is MTWDFQHYAAQSQNALALFDAENRLINANAPFLDLLFGGESDGIGRALPVLKLPRPMRDGLESGLSEVRRAGGGHRFSWEEGAEVDHRRYQCQVLSGPGKDQAVVEVREESVAERLKQALTAERLVRRREEHLKKRGRRLFLNVIDELPVFVYMQRRDYTVAYANRKTRTYYGETEGRFCYEVFSGRDSPCPHCPTFRVFATGGPENWQFTDAEGRTFQIYDYPFEDENGEPLVMELGIDVTELKRVERELFQAHKMRAIGVLAGGIAHDLNNNLVPIVFNLDFVLNKTVDPVLADPLSEALRAAYRAADLVEQVMEYSRQQNVTLSPLRLIPLARESLDLLRATLPGNIALSVAYRAEKDSLLAHPAQIQQLLLNLCRNAVQAMPGGGTLTVDIGNLAVASTKKAPHPGLSPGDYAVVRVTDTGCGIEPDSLERIFEPFYTTKKNAGGTGMGLAVVHAIAASRGGVVHVDSAPGAGASFTVYLPLAAPAGEQIVAEPRPAGRGTGRLLLVDDDRGTLLAMSRVLRGAGFTVTAVESGEKGLQAYLDAKGGFDLILADQSMPGMCGMDMLGRILRHDHRAKAVICTGHVEPHLEAEAGRAGIAGFLVKPMSPRTLVDNIRRLLG